A single window of Paenibacillus sp. FSL H8-0537 DNA harbors:
- a CDS encoding TetR/AcrR family transcriptional regulator, translated as MIVKQTLRDRKKEATAAALAEAAFELALEKGLDGFVVDDVVQQAGYSRRTFANYFSCKEEAVAAVAVPITSIEEYEKLLAGLPQTATPVDVLYSLMQMQFTAEFLLKIRKFISLSKQYPTLEPYILGVFRRLQMAAQEALEPFARGRYKDGYTHLLVGAVYGAFVPILDGSLNVQLPGETEAEPTAAIPFDQYLNEMFEYLRKGF; from the coding sequence TTGATTGTTAAACAAACCTTGCGTGACAGGAAAAAAGAAGCCACAGCCGCTGCCCTAGCCGAAGCCGCATTCGAGCTCGCGCTTGAAAAAGGTTTGGACGGCTTCGTAGTCGACGACGTCGTGCAGCAGGCCGGATATTCCAGACGAACGTTCGCCAACTATTTCTCCTGTAAAGAAGAAGCCGTTGCTGCAGTCGCTGTCCCCATAACGAGTATAGAGGAATATGAGAAATTACTTGCGGGCTTGCCACAAACAGCAACACCGGTTGATGTGCTGTACAGCCTGATGCAGATGCAGTTTACTGCTGAGTTTCTGCTTAAAATACGCAAATTCATCTCCCTTTCCAAGCAGTACCCCACACTTGAACCGTATATCCTAGGTGTATTCCGCCGTTTGCAAATGGCAGCTCAGGAAGCATTGGAACCATTCGCCCGCGGACGTTATAAAGACGGGTATACCCATCTTCTAGTCGGCGCCGTTTATGGAGCGTTTGTGCCAATACTTGACGGCAGTCTGAACGTCCAGCTTCCGGGTGAGACAGAAGCTGAACCGACAGCTGCGATCCCATTCGATCAATATTTGAATGAGATGTTCGAGTATTTGCGAAAGGGCTTCTAG
- a CDS encoding MMPL family transporter, producing the protein MSTFLYKLGKSAYDKPWQFLISWIAILGVVIAMLAVNGIHSTSEMKIAGTESQKVLDQLTKELPEASGGQASIAFTVPEGERLDTPERLALIQKAVNDVYNVDYVINPAKLAAEAGLSAADSSQMGAAAGQANQGTQTNQTSTAEIPPYGPLIVDGVPVIGVMLSSDGSLALFQFQFTEQQASLPKSVPDAVINAVTAVEQNNSGITAIPSDSLKSTPAIGSTEAIGLLVAAVVLIITLGSVVAAGLPLLTAIFGVAISIGGAFALSKFIPINDITPILAIMIGLAVGIDYSLFIVNRQRRMILDQGLSAREAASRAVGTAGSAVFFAGLTVIIALFGMLVIGIEFLSTMAMVAGVTVFVTVLLALTLLPALLGFVGERICSPKVRMKNSSSVHKTQNGFSIRWVKGTVKYRWLIIIGVIIVLGTAAIPVTKMELGIPSGASANLDTSARQSYDAISKGFGEGFNGPLLLVGEPQNASDTFTPEKLGKLVQELQKHDNVSLVTLMGVNKTGNMAIISLIPKTGPTDLATKDLVNDLRAPESSIAQNTDVKLGVTGFTAINIDMSSKLSEAFPLYVGIIVILSIIILLLVFRSIIVPIKATVGFILSILATFGLTTAVYQWGWMHSLFGFDTGGPLLSFMPILVTGILYGLAMDYQVFLVSSMRESYVHGHRGTDSVVHGYDQASRIVLAAAVIMVSVFAGFIFAPDAMIKQIGFALAIGILIDAFIVRMTLVPAVMAVFGDKAWWLPKWLDRLLPNLDVEGDKLITALNAQGSIDSKKKANKPA; encoded by the coding sequence ATGTCAACATTTTTGTACAAATTAGGGAAATCCGCTTACGACAAGCCCTGGCAGTTCCTCATCAGCTGGATCGCTATTCTTGGAGTCGTAATCGCTATGCTCGCAGTCAATGGCATTCATTCCACCTCTGAAATGAAAATTGCCGGTACAGAATCGCAGAAGGTACTCGATCAACTAACGAAAGAGCTTCCCGAAGCTTCTGGCGGACAAGCCAGCATAGCCTTTACCGTTCCAGAAGGAGAACGTTTAGATACACCGGAACGGTTAGCTTTAATCCAGAAGGCTGTTAATGACGTTTATAATGTAGACTATGTCATTAATCCTGCCAAATTGGCTGCGGAAGCTGGCCTTTCGGCTGCTGACAGCAGCCAAATGGGCGCTGCGGCAGGACAAGCAAATCAAGGAACACAAACGAACCAGACAAGCACCGCTGAAATACCTCCTTATGGCCCGTTGATAGTAGATGGCGTTCCTGTAATTGGCGTCATGCTCTCATCTGACGGTAGTCTCGCCCTGTTCCAGTTCCAATTCACCGAGCAGCAGGCGTCACTGCCCAAATCCGTACCAGATGCTGTAATCAACGCCGTTACTGCCGTCGAGCAGAATAATTCCGGCATTACAGCTATACCTAGCGATTCGCTTAAGAGCACGCCGGCCATCGGTTCGACAGAGGCAATCGGTCTTCTCGTTGCAGCCGTTGTACTCATTATTACACTTGGCTCTGTTGTTGCTGCGGGTCTGCCGCTGCTTACCGCTATTTTTGGCGTTGCGATCAGTATTGGAGGCGCATTTGCCCTCTCGAAATTTATCCCGATCAATGACATTACGCCTATTTTGGCGATCATGATTGGACTTGCTGTCGGCATCGACTATTCCCTATTTATTGTAAATCGTCAGCGCCGCATGATTTTAGATCAGGGACTAAGTGCGCGTGAAGCTGCGAGCAGAGCGGTTGGTACAGCTGGCAGCGCCGTATTTTTTGCAGGCTTAACCGTTATTATTGCTTTGTTCGGCATGCTCGTCATTGGCATTGAGTTCTTGTCTACGATGGCAATGGTCGCTGGTGTGACGGTTTTCGTCACTGTGCTGCTCGCCCTGACTCTGCTGCCTGCCCTGCTTGGTTTCGTAGGTGAACGTATCTGCTCGCCTAAAGTCCGCATGAAAAACAGCAGCTCTGTCCATAAAACTCAGAATGGCTTCTCCATTCGCTGGGTTAAGGGAACGGTGAAATATCGCTGGTTGATTATTATCGGAGTGATTATCGTTCTAGGTACGGCAGCAATTCCGGTTACGAAAATGGAGCTCGGGATTCCCTCTGGCGCTTCGGCAAACCTGGATACATCTGCTAGGCAAAGTTATGACGCGATTTCCAAAGGGTTCGGAGAAGGCTTCAACGGTCCCCTGCTTCTGGTGGGCGAGCCGCAAAACGCCTCCGATACATTCACTCCTGAAAAACTCGGCAAGCTCGTTCAGGAGCTGCAAAAGCATGACAACGTTTCACTCGTCACACTGATGGGTGTGAACAAAACGGGCAATATGGCGATTATTAGCCTGATTCCTAAAACAGGACCAACGGACTTAGCAACGAAGGATCTAGTAAACGATCTGCGTGCCCCAGAATCAAGCATTGCGCAAAATACGGATGTTAAGCTGGGCGTTACTGGATTCACCGCGATTAATATTGATATGTCGTCTAAGTTGTCAGAGGCGTTCCCTCTGTATGTCGGCATTATCGTCATTCTGTCCATTATTATTCTGCTCTTGGTGTTTCGCTCGATCATCGTTCCAATTAAAGCGACGGTCGGTTTTATTCTCAGCATACTTGCAACGTTCGGCCTTACCACGGCGGTTTACCAGTGGGGATGGATGCATTCGCTCTTCGGCTTTGACACAGGCGGCCCGCTGCTCAGCTTTATGCCAATCCTTGTTACCGGAATTCTTTACGGACTGGCGATGGATTATCAGGTCTTCCTAGTCAGCTCTATGCGTGAGTCTTACGTGCATGGCCATAGAGGAACCGACAGTGTCGTACACGGCTATGATCAAGCAAGCCGCATTGTTCTTGCCGCTGCTGTCATTATGGTATCCGTCTTTGCCGGATTCATTTTCGCACCTGATGCCATGATCAAACAGATCGGCTTCGCGCTGGCTATTGGCATCCTTATCGATGCATTCATTGTCCGTATGACGCTGGTTCCAGCCGTCATGGCTGTCTTCGGAGATAAAGCTTGGTGGCTGCCAAAATGGCTAGACCGTTTGCTGCCGAACCTCGATGTCGAGGGCGATAAGCTGATTACCGCGCTGAATGCTCAGGGCAGCATCGACAGCAAAAAGAAGGCGAACAAGCCCGCTTAA
- a CDS encoding helix-turn-helix transcriptional regulator, whose amino-acid sequence MSLSIGLSLEELPPEERFTKQDDLFREIAYRWLREVPDESLQALVEAASLVRSFDQELLEWMLGSAIESSLFRKLIDLSFIRPSHGGYYIHALLGKALSREIRSRTPKRYSRLWQRSIAYYHREIMNNFSELDLTETIASLMYGLGDSILLSTFFEEAPYEGYEYETVSEGNLRLVEDYIEDVLKTEANYVRSYYDLQSGEAHSMEISAEHDRVAFSHLEPAKLITLGTDVIRMIKNQDGLTIGLAVFIPIHRDSLDYLQALPVSRHYFATLNEQQLKPYHSAPDQPAGWYIYHIDLRKDSGIPSRTALMHLLLSLLMKQGIILFSSPLPYHQEITKRMGFHQVEGATHFDFGPQLPSPTFLLDLRGEKQRKYFDQLLQQVGVSSAPSLPEGIFGFTSKEREVALLVISTKSIAEIFESLRVTQVTVKKHLGRIYKKAEVRGKTQLLKKLMEAVHGR is encoded by the coding sequence ATGTCGTTATCGATCGGCTTATCACTGGAGGAGCTGCCGCCTGAAGAGCGCTTCACCAAGCAGGATGACCTATTTCGGGAAATCGCTTATCGGTGGCTGCGTGAAGTGCCCGACGAATCGCTGCAAGCATTAGTGGAGGCTGCATCACTCGTGCGGAGCTTTGATCAGGAGCTGCTGGAGTGGATGCTTGGCTCTGCCATTGAAAGCTCACTTTTTCGCAAGCTGATTGATTTATCCTTCATTCGTCCCAGCCACGGCGGATATTATATACATGCTTTGCTGGGCAAGGCTTTATCGAGGGAAATTCGTTCCCGTACGCCAAAGCGATATTCGAGGTTATGGCAGCGAAGCATCGCTTATTATCATCGGGAGATCATGAACAACTTCTCCGAGCTTGACTTGACCGAAACCATCGCCAGCTTAATGTACGGATTGGGCGACTCCATCCTGCTCTCTACTTTCTTCGAGGAGGCTCCGTATGAGGGGTACGAATACGAGACGGTGTCTGAGGGCAATCTTCGGCTTGTCGAGGATTATATTGAGGATGTGCTGAAAACCGAGGCTAATTATGTCCGCAGCTATTATGACCTGCAATCGGGCGAAGCGCATTCTATGGAAATTTCCGCGGAGCATGACCGAGTGGCCTTCAGCCATCTGGAGCCCGCCAAGCTGATTACACTTGGGACAGATGTCATTCGAATGATCAAAAATCAAGATGGGCTAACCATTGGGCTTGCCGTATTTATTCCCATTCATCGCGATTCCCTGGATTATTTGCAAGCGCTACCGGTATCCAGACATTATTTTGCAACGCTTAATGAACAACAATTAAAGCCGTATCACAGTGCTCCTGATCAACCGGCAGGCTGGTACATTTATCACATCGATTTAAGAAAAGACAGCGGTATTCCTTCCCGAACAGCATTAATGCATCTGCTGCTCTCCCTGCTCATGAAGCAAGGAATCATTTTATTTTCAAGCCCGCTTCCCTATCATCAAGAAATTACGAAACGGATGGGCTTTCATCAGGTGGAGGGTGCCACTCATTTTGACTTCGGTCCGCAGCTTCCGTCCCCCACGTTTCTTCTGGATTTGCGAGGAGAAAAACAAAGGAAGTATTTCGACCAATTGCTTCAACAAGTAGGAGTCTCTTCCGCTCCATCACTGCCCGAGGGAATCTTCGGCTTCACGAGTAAAGAGCGTGAGGTTGCGCTTCTCGTCATATCGACCAAGTCCATCGCGGAAATCTTCGAGAGCTTACGCGTCACCCAAGTAACGGTGAAGAAGCATTTAGGTAGAATATACAAGAAAGCGGAAGTGCGTGGCAAAACGCAGCTGCTCAAAAAACTGATGGAAGCGGTACACGGCCGCTAG
- a CDS encoding stalk domain-containing protein has protein sequence MKKSVILAGVVSLSLMATTAFAAPGNQGKNEATIKVEAKGTTVSDSVYGNGKNNGSKGLQNAYGNVKDTPAGDRIAELLKTKYNIDVNADTSLGTLVTTLEQDGELKAAEEVQAEVVSQDPTNIEEYKKLSKIKIKLGNKSVKVYVNGKTLGTDVSPIVESGRTFVPFRAISESLDAVVTYDNVSKTVTVTRDGIVVKLTLGSKIATINGKAVTLEVAGKVKNNKVFVPLRFLSEALNTNVTWDKETSSAIIIDNKTEA, from the coding sequence ATGAAAAAATCAGTAATTTTGGCTGGTGTAGTCTCACTTAGCCTAATGGCAACCACTGCATTTGCCGCACCTGGAAATCAAGGCAAAAACGAAGCAACTATTAAAGTCGAAGCAAAAGGTACTACTGTGAGCGATTCCGTTTACGGCAACGGAAAGAACAATGGCTCGAAAGGTCTTCAAAATGCGTATGGAAACGTCAAAGATACACCCGCGGGCGATCGAATTGCCGAGCTGCTTAAAACAAAATATAACATTGATGTGAATGCTGATACTAGTTTAGGTACACTGGTCACTACATTGGAGCAGGATGGAGAACTAAAAGCTGCAGAAGAAGTGCAAGCCGAGGTTGTCTCGCAGGACCCTACCAATATTGAAGAATATAAGAAGCTTAGTAAAATAAAAATAAAGCTCGGCAACAAAAGTGTAAAGGTTTATGTAAATGGCAAAACGCTAGGTACTGACGTATCTCCCATTGTTGAGAGCGGACGCACGTTTGTTCCGTTTCGCGCAATCTCCGAGTCGCTGGACGCCGTAGTTACTTATGATAATGTTTCGAAAACGGTGACCGTTACGCGTGATGGTATCGTGGTCAAACTGACGCTAGGCAGTAAAATCGCTACGATTAATGGGAAAGCCGTTACACTTGAAGTTGCTGGTAAGGTTAAAAACAACAAAGTTTTTGTACCACTACGCTTTCTTAGCGAAGCACTGAACACCAATGTAACATGGGATAAAGAAACCTCCAGTGCAATTATCATTGATAACAAAACGGAAGCATGA
- a CDS encoding Lsa family ABC-F type ribosomal protection protein, which produces MSLIKVTNLTFAYEGSYDNIFDQVSFQIDTDWKLGFTGRNGRGKTTFLNLLLGNYEYNGTISADVSFEYFPFPIKNKENNTLDIIDHICPDYQHWELLRELSLLKVSEDVLYRPFDTLSNGEQTKVQLAALFLKENSFLLIDEPTNHLDIHARKLVSDYLKAKSGFILVSHDRAFLDNCVDHILTINKAGIEIQKGSFSDWWENKQRQDHFEMAENEKLRKDVKRLNEAAKRTSSWSHEVEKTKNGTRNSGSKVDKGYIGHKAAKMMKRSKSLEHRQQSAIDERSQLLKNVESSDSLKISQLAYHKSQLIELDHVLIQYGEKPVCRDVSFTIEQGDRIALSGPNGSGKSSILKLIYGEEIPFSGTFRKGSQLKISYVSQDTAHLRGHLSAYAESHGIDESLFKAILRKLDFSRIQFEKDIASFSGGQKKKVLIAKSLCEPAHLHIWDEPLNFIDVISRMQIEELLLEHAPTILFVEHDSEFCKHVATKVVELKG; this is translated from the coding sequence ATGTCCTTAATTAAAGTGACGAACCTTACATTTGCCTATGAAGGCAGCTACGACAATATCTTTGATCAGGTCAGCTTTCAAATCGATACCGACTGGAAACTGGGCTTTACGGGAAGGAATGGCCGGGGGAAAACGACGTTTCTTAATCTGCTGCTCGGCAACTATGAATACAATGGCACCATTTCTGCCGATGTCAGCTTTGAATATTTTCCATTCCCTATCAAAAATAAGGAAAACAATACGCTGGATATCATCGACCATATATGTCCGGACTATCAGCATTGGGAGCTTCTGCGCGAACTTTCCCTGCTGAAGGTGTCGGAGGATGTTTTATACAGGCCCTTCGATACTTTATCGAACGGGGAGCAAACGAAAGTGCAGCTTGCTGCCTTGTTTCTAAAGGAAAACAGCTTTCTGCTCATCGATGAGCCGACGAACCATCTGGACATCCATGCCAGGAAGCTGGTCAGCGATTATTTGAAAGCCAAGAGCGGGTTTATTCTCGTATCCCATGATCGGGCATTTCTTGACAACTGCGTCGATCATATTCTGACGATCAACAAGGCTGGTATCGAAATTCAGAAAGGCAGCTTTTCCGATTGGTGGGAAAATAAACAACGGCAGGACCACTTCGAAATGGCCGAGAACGAAAAACTGCGCAAGGACGTCAAGCGGCTGAACGAAGCGGCAAAACGAACGAGCAGCTGGTCACATGAAGTAGAGAAAACGAAAAATGGCACCCGAAATTCCGGTTCCAAGGTAGACAAAGGGTACATCGGTCACAAGGCCGCGAAAATGATGAAGCGATCCAAGTCGCTCGAGCATAGACAGCAGTCGGCTATCGACGAAAGATCCCAGCTTCTGAAAAATGTCGAAAGCTCCGATAGCCTCAAAATTTCGCAATTGGCTTATCACAAGTCCCAGCTGATTGAGCTGGATCACGTCTTGATTCAGTATGGCGAGAAGCCGGTTTGCCGCGACGTCAGCTTCACGATCGAGCAAGGGGATCGCATTGCTCTTTCCGGCCCGAATGGCTCTGGAAAATCAAGTATCCTCAAGCTGATTTATGGCGAGGAAATTCCCTTCTCTGGAACGTTCCGCAAAGGAAGCCAGCTGAAAATTTCCTATGTATCGCAGGACACCGCGCATTTGCGAGGCCATTTGTCAGCTTATGCCGAAAGCCATGGAATCGACGAAAGCTTGTTCAAAGCGATTTTAAGGAAGCTGGATTTTTCTCGTATTCAATTCGAAAAGGACATAGCCTCCTTCAGCGGCGGCCAGAAAAAGAAGGTGCTGATCGCTAAAAGCCTTTGCGAGCCCGCCCATCTGCATATTTGGGATGAGCCGCTCAATTTTATCGATGTCATCTCCCGGATGCAAATCGAAGAGCTGCTGCTGGAGCATGCGCCAACGATACTTTTTGTAGAGCATGACAGCGAGTTTTGCAAGCATGTGGCGACGAAGGTCGTGGAATTGAAAGGCTAG
- a CDS encoding MarR family winged helix-turn-helix transcriptional regulator encodes MKLEWMGNHRALIEKIIKYGNAYSNTYKLQRSYGTDVMFSASQIQTLEYILEAEDKDEKMSEMAARLGVSRSTFSKNVKNLEEKGLLEKYHLSGNRKDIYVKPSAEGRKVYAKYTEFVRQICFDDIFQYADKVSEADKDNFIRILDLFADVLLWYGEKEQVPRKLIKMDAVTDDINE; translated from the coding sequence ATGAAATTAGAATGGATGGGCAACCATCGAGCACTTATTGAGAAAATCATTAAGTACGGGAATGCTTACTCAAACACCTATAAGCTGCAGCGCAGCTATGGAACAGATGTGATGTTCTCTGCCTCGCAAATTCAGACGCTGGAATATATTCTGGAAGCGGAGGACAAAGATGAGAAAATGTCGGAAATGGCAGCACGACTTGGCGTTAGTCGCAGCACTTTTTCCAAAAACGTTAAAAATTTAGAGGAAAAAGGCCTATTGGAGAAATATCATTTAAGCGGCAATCGCAAAGATATATATGTAAAGCCTTCTGCCGAAGGGCGCAAGGTGTATGCAAAATACACGGAATTTGTCCGCCAAATTTGCTTTGATGATATTTTTCAGTATGCTGACAAAGTATCAGAGGCGGACAAGGATAACTTCATTCGTATTTTAGATTTATTTGCTGATGTGCTGCTATGGTATGGTGAAAAAGAACAAGTGCCGCGCAAGCTAATAAAAATGGATGCAGTAACGGATGATATAAATGAGTAA
- a CDS encoding lysophospholipase, producing MSMIETTIASFDGTKLYFSKNVVSDAKAAVVIVHGLCEHAGRYDYLTEKLNKRGFNVYRFDHRGHARSEGPRTFYNDFHQMIDDVNVIVEAALQESGDTPLFVIGHSMGGFASSSFGTKYPGKVKGIVLSGALTRYHTKVAGELPLALPLGTYFPNELGSGVCSDPEVVSAYANDPLVEKQISVDLFNCLGYGIEWLKQHAKTFVDPVLVLHGANDGLVSEQDSRDFYGDIASTDKTLKIYAHLMHEIFNEPSRDEVIEEAVSWMEQRI from the coding sequence ATGAGCATGATTGAAACAACGATCGCCTCCTTTGACGGTACAAAGCTTTATTTCAGTAAAAATGTGGTCAGTGATGCAAAGGCCGCAGTTGTAATCGTTCATGGTTTATGCGAACATGCTGGACGCTACGATTATTTGACGGAAAAATTAAACAAGCGTGGTTTTAATGTATATCGTTTTGACCATCGTGGCCATGCCAGGTCAGAAGGTCCGCGCACCTTCTACAACGATTTTCATCAAATGATTGACGATGTAAATGTCATTGTTGAGGCGGCATTGCAAGAGAGCGGCGATACCCCTCTTTTTGTAATCGGACATAGTATGGGAGGCTTTGCTTCCTCTTCTTTTGGAACCAAATACCCAGGCAAAGTAAAAGGGATTGTTTTATCTGGAGCGCTTACGCGTTATCATACGAAGGTTGCCGGAGAACTGCCGCTAGCGCTTCCTTTGGGCACGTATTTTCCAAATGAGCTTGGCAGCGGAGTATGCAGTGATCCAGAGGTTGTATCCGCTTACGCGAATGATCCGCTAGTAGAAAAGCAAATTTCTGTAGATCTATTCAATTGCCTAGGGTATGGAATAGAGTGGCTGAAACAACATGCGAAGACATTTGTTGATCCGGTTTTAGTGCTGCACGGAGCGAATGACGGGCTCGTAAGCGAACAGGATTCTCGTGATTTTTACGGAGATATTGCTTCTACTGATAAAACGTTGAAAATTTATGCGCATCTCATGCATGAAATATTTAACGAACCAAGTCGCGACGAGGTCATTGAAGAAGCCGTTTCTTGGATGGAACAACGAATCTGA
- a CDS encoding metallophosphoesterase, producing MNMERTLVISDIHGCYREFIELLEKVEYRSVQDRLILLGDYVSRGPESKEVVDLVMHLVQEQGAIALQGNHDHRFVRVIENRASEQEIIKFFEHGGSETLHSYCKTTKSNSLDHLKEVRDVIMGELSSHMDFLKNLPFFYEDNDYIYVHAGLNPLVSQLSEQNVHDLLYIKEEFYRNKTRMEKVVVFGHTITKDIHGSCEIWLGGDKIGIDGGCSFGGQLNCLELVHGKVSGFYVNASKC from the coding sequence ATGAATATGGAACGAACATTGGTAATTAGCGATATTCACGGCTGTTACCGCGAGTTTATAGAACTCTTGGAAAAAGTCGAATATCGTTCAGTACAAGATAGACTGATTCTTCTGGGGGATTATGTCAGTAGAGGGCCGGAAAGCAAAGAGGTCGTTGACTTAGTCATGCATTTAGTCCAAGAGCAGGGGGCAATTGCATTGCAAGGCAACCATGACCATCGTTTTGTTAGGGTGATAGAGAATCGGGCGAGTGAACAAGAAATAATTAAATTTTTTGAGCATGGCGGCAGCGAAACTTTACATAGTTACTGTAAGACTACCAAAAGCAATAGTTTAGATCATTTGAAGGAAGTACGAGATGTGATTATGGGGGAGCTTTCTTCTCACATGGACTTTTTGAAAAACCTTCCTTTCTTTTACGAAGATAACGATTACATCTATGTGCATGCAGGTTTAAATCCTTTAGTATCCCAATTATCTGAGCAGAATGTTCATGACTTGCTGTACATCAAGGAGGAGTTTTACAGGAACAAAACCCGTATGGAAAAGGTTGTTGTCTTTGGTCATACGATTACAAAGGATATTCACGGTTCCTGTGAGATCTGGCTTGGCGGAGACAAAATAGGTATTGACGGTGGTTGTTCCTTTGGAGGACAACTCAATTGCCTAGAGCTGGTCCATGGCAAAGTAAGCGGGTTTTACGTAAACGCTTCAAAATGCTGA
- a CDS encoding FAD-binding oxidoreductase, with protein sequence MKSKTKLTGRVIFKGDPGYEAARKNWDPHTDKFPKVFVFAQRTRDVANAIKWAREHKVPIRPRSGRHSLEVNLSQVNGGIVIDVSNMKKIKLNKRCGTAVVETGNRVGRIANTLARKGFIAPFGDSPTVGIGGITLGGGIGPLQRSIGLISDNLLEVEMVDAKGRVIRANKKCNSDLLWASRGGGGGNFGVYTKYKFKVHRAPAEATVYRITWPWNQFEAVLKAWQKWAPFVNNRLGSELSIGPKKGGNVSMEGLFLGSKTEAIRLLRPVTSVGTPTSTIIRLLPYTEAVKFLLPPDPVLTQRYSNQFSSGFGRKPFPNQAIKSMRNFLEKVEGEFAGFFFLNWGGAVSRKAPRSTAFYWRKAKFYVEWNSSWLKKSEAVKNIAIVRKTRRKLQPFIVGSYINVPDQGIKNSGPVYYGANYPRLRRIKAKYDPQNVFRNPQSITPARRATTK encoded by the coding sequence TTGAAATCAAAAACGAAGCTTACTGGGCGAGTTATTTTCAAAGGCGATCCAGGTTATGAAGCAGCACGTAAAAATTGGGACCCCCATACGGACAAATTCCCTAAAGTGTTTGTTTTTGCCCAAAGAACGCGAGATGTAGCTAATGCTATAAAATGGGCCCGTGAGCATAAGGTGCCGATTCGACCGAGAAGTGGAAGACATTCTCTCGAAGTCAATCTTTCACAGGTCAATGGCGGAATTGTCATCGATGTAAGTAATATGAAAAAAATCAAATTAAATAAAAGATGCGGAACGGCTGTTGTCGAGACGGGCAATAGAGTGGGAAGAATTGCAAACACGCTTGCACGGAAAGGTTTTATAGCTCCTTTTGGTGACAGTCCTACTGTAGGGATCGGCGGTATCACACTCGGTGGGGGAATCGGGCCGCTCCAACGGTCGATTGGCCTCATCAGCGATAATCTTCTTGAAGTCGAAATGGTTGATGCGAAGGGAAGGGTGATTCGTGCCAACAAAAAGTGCAACTCTGATCTGCTATGGGCCTCCCGTGGGGGTGGCGGCGGCAACTTTGGCGTATATACCAAATACAAATTTAAAGTACATCGCGCTCCAGCCGAGGCTACCGTATATCGCATCACTTGGCCCTGGAATCAATTCGAAGCGGTACTCAAAGCCTGGCAAAAATGGGCGCCTTTCGTCAATAACAGGCTAGGCAGCGAATTATCCATCGGTCCGAAAAAGGGCGGCAATGTATCCATGGAAGGGCTGTTCCTCGGATCAAAAACGGAGGCGATCCGCCTATTAAGGCCCGTTACGAGCGTCGGAACGCCTACGAGCACAATAATCCGGTTGCTGCCGTACACGGAAGCGGTGAAATTTCTATTGCCTCCCGATCCGGTGCTTACTCAAAGATACAGCAATCAATTCTCCTCCGGTTTCGGAAGGAAGCCGTTCCCCAATCAGGCGATAAAGTCCATGCGCAATTTTTTAGAAAAGGTAGAAGGAGAGTTCGCGGGATTCTTTTTCCTCAACTGGGGTGGGGCCGTAAGCCGTAAAGCTCCTCGATCAACGGCATTTTACTGGCGTAAAGCGAAATTTTATGTGGAGTGGAACAGCTCTTGGCTCAAGAAATCTGAAGCCGTTAAAAATATCGCCATTGTTCGCAAAACACGCCGGAAGCTGCAGCCCTTTATCGTAGGGTCCTATATAAACGTTCCAGACCAAGGAATTAAAAATTCCGGACCGGTATACTATGGAGCGAACTATCCTAGGCTGCGGAGAATAAAAGCGAAATATGACCCTCAAAATGTGTTTAGAAATCCCCAAAGTATTACTCCGGCTCGCAGAGCAACGACAAAGTAA